The genomic window GACTGGGTGCTCATGGCCCACGTCCCGACCCACGAGGCGTTCGCGTTGCAGGAGGAGATTTCCAAATCGCTCGTCCTGTTGCTGGTCGTCGCCCTCGGCGGTCTCGGTGCGATCGGCGTGCTCGTCGGCCGGAACACCACGAAATCGATCCGGGAACTCGCCGCCGGAGCGGAGACGATCGAGCAGGGCGACCTCGAGCAGAAACTCGAGAGCGACCGAACCGACGAGATCGGCCAGCTCTACGACTCCTTCGACGGCATGCGGGTCTCGCTTCGCGACTCGCTGGCGGAGACCGAAGAGGCTCGCAAGGCCGCCGAGCACCGCCGCGAGGAGGTCGCGGCGATGGCCGACGAACTCGAAGCGACGGCAGACGAACTGGCTACCGTCGCCGAATCGGCCGCCCACGGCGATCTGACCGAGGAGATGGACGCGGACGTCGACAACGAGTCCATGGAACGCATCGCCAGCGAGTTCAACGAGATGACCGACGAGATTCAGGAGACCGTCGCCGAGATCCGGCAGTTCTCCGATCGCGTCGCTGCACACGGCGAGCAGGTCACCGCGAGCGCCGAGGAGGTCGAGGGCGCGAGCAAGCAGGTGTCGGTCTCCGTCCAGGCGATCGCCGACAAGACCGAGCGCCAGCACGAGACCTACGACGCGGTCAAGGCCCGGATGGAGGACATGACCGCCACGACGGAGGAGATCGCCTCCCAGAGCGACCAGGTCGCCGAACTCGCCCAGCAGACCGCGACGACCGGCGAGGCCGGCCAGACCGCAGCACGCGAGGCCTCCGGCGCGATGTCGAAGATCGATGCCGACGCCGAGCGCGCCGTCGAAGAGTTCGACCAGCTCCGGGATCAGCTCGAGCGCGTCGAGGAGATCGCCGAGTCCATCGGCGAACTCGCCAGCCAGACCAACATGCTCGCACTCAACGCAAACATCGAGGCCTCCCGCACGGCCGGCTCCGAGGACGACAAGGCCGGCTTCGGTGCGGTCGCCCAGGAGGTCAAGGAGATGGCGAGTGACACGCGCGAGTCCGCGACGGAGATCGAGGACCTCGTCGAGGCGATCCGCGAGCAGACCGAAGCCACCGCGGCGGAGATCGAATCGACGCGCAGCGAGGTCGCCAGCCACGCCGAGACGATCGAGGAGGCGACCGACGCGCTCGACGGGGTCGCCCAGTACGCCGAGCAGACCTACGACGGGATGGACGAGATCACGACGGCCAGCCAGACGCAGGCGACCTCCGCCGAGGAGGTGCTCGCGATGGTCGAGGACGCCGCCGAACTCAGCGAGTCCGTCCACGAGGAGGCCGGCCGGGTCGCCGCTGCCGCCGAGGAGCAGACCAGCGCGCTCTCGACGGTCACCGAGGAGGCGAGTTCCCTGACCCACGAGACCCGGCAACTCCGCCAGCACCTCGAGGCGTTCCAGATCGAGGCGGAGGTCGAGCCCGAGGGCGTGCCCGCTGCCGGGGAGTAGCGCTGCAGCCCCTGCGACGGTGGGTGGCGGTTTATGAACGACCGGACGAAACGTCCGGGCCAGAGACGACCATGACCGAATCGACCGGCGGAGCGGACGGCAAGCCGCTCCGGACGCGCGTCTGGCAGCTAGCCGTTTCGATCGTGCTCCTCACTGGCGTCACCGTGATCGTGGGCTACGGCGGCGGCCTCCTGCTGTGGCTCAGCGCCCGACTCGGCGGCCCGGATCCGATGACCGACGACGGCGACCTGCTCCGGGATCGGCTGCTCGACTGGCCGGAGCGCAACCGCGAGTTCATGCGCACCGACGGCCACGGCGAGTTGCCGCTGCGACCCTGAGGAGCGGTACATCCGCTACTGGGGTCCTCGTGGCGATCTGGATCCTGCGGGAATCGATCTCGACGGACGTCCGGCGATTAGAGCACGCCCAGACGATTGCCGATCGCGAACGCGCCGTAGGACAGCAGGGTCGCCATCCCGGGGCCGATGATCCAGAAGGAGACGAACCGGACGACTGCGTCGGGGTCGAACAACTGATCGACGGCCTGCATATCTTCGGGCGTCTCCTCGCCGATGCGCGACGGTTCCTCGGGCGTCTCGGAGGTGATGGCGTCGACGGAGATCGCCGTCTCGGCCTCCCCGGTCACGATCTCCTTCGCCGTAGCGGTACGGGTGGCACGGCCCCAGCCGAGCCCGACGATCGTCATGACCGTCGACATCGCGAGGCTGATCGGCACGCCGAGCCAGGACGCGATCGTCGTGATCGACGCTGCGACGACCATCACGATCGTCGCGGCGAGGAGCGGGAGCGCGGTGAGGTCGTTGCCGACGGACTCCATCGTTCGCCGGGCGATCGTGAACGCGCCAAGGCCGATCGCGGCCGTCGCGAGGAAGACGCCGGCGCTGACGCTGACCGCGCCGCCGCCGACGAGCGGCGCCACGGCGTTTGCGACGTTGCTCGCGCCGGCGCTGAAGGACATGTAGCAGGCGATCGCGAAGACGATCATCGTACTCGCGAACTCCTTGGGGGTCGTGCCCGGCCCGAGGTGGGGCAGCGGGATCGGTCCCCGCCAGTCGTAGTCGACGAGTGGCCCCTCGGACTGATCGAGTGAGAACCGTCGATCGAGGTAGGGGTAGAGGTACCGGCCGATGACTCCGCCGCACCAGAAGCCAGTAATCGGCGCGAGGATCCACCAGACGACGATGCCGCCCAGCACGGCCATGTCGAGGTCCCCGGTCGCGAGACCGAAACCGGCGATCGAGCCGACGGCAGTCATCGAGGTCGAGACGGGGACGCCGTAGACGTTCGCGGCGAGCATCCCCAGCCCGATGAACGCGAGGACGACGATGCTCGCCTCCAGCGAGAACGCGGACTGGGGGACGAGTTCGCCGCCGAGCGTCTCGATGACGTTCCGGCCGATCGTCCAGCCCCCGAGGAACACGAAGAACGTCATCACCGTCGCCGCGAGCGTCTTGTTGATGATCTTCGCGCCGACGGAGGGCCCCCAGGCCACCCCGGTCGAGGACCCGCCGATGTTGAACCCGACGAAGACGGCGGCGAGCACGCCGAGGACGAGCAGCGGATCGGTCACGGTCACAGCCAATACACGGTTTCCAGTTAAGTCACGCGTTGTCGGTAGTCGGCCGGGCCGCTCGTCGCTGCGAAGTCGGGGCCACAGAACGGTGACGGGACCGCTCAGGGAATCAGCTGCTCGCCGTCGTCGTCGTAGATCGCGATGGCGTCGACCGGACAGGCTCGCGCAGCGAACTTCGCGTCGAGTTCGGCGCCATCCGGCACTTCCCGAACGAACACGTCCTCGTCCGCTTCCTCGCTCTCGGCCAGCACGGCCTTGCCGGCGTCCTCGTCCTTCTCGAAGGCGTCCCACTCCGCGACGCACTGGAACATCCCGATACACACGTCGCGATCGTACTCCACGCGCATGGATCGGGCTTGGCGGGAGGCGACTAAAGACGTGGCGACCCGGACCGCGCCGAGCGGATCGAAACAGTCCCCTCGCTGGCCCCCACACCAGCGCTTAAGGCCGAACCGGCCCGACGCTCGGACGTGAAACAGATCATCGACACGAACGCGGCGCCGGAGGCTGTCGGCGCGTACAGCCAGGGAGCGAGCAACGGCGATCTCGTGTTTACTGCCGGGCAGATTCCGCTGACGCCGGACGGACGGCTGCTCGACGACGCGTCGATCGCCGAGCAGACCGAGCAGGCGCTCGACAACCTCGTCGCCGTGCTCGCCGAGGGCGGAGCCGAGCCAGCGGACGTCCTCAAGGTCACCGTCTACCTCGACGACATCGAGGACTTCGAGGAGATGAACGAGACGTACGCGGGCTACTTCGAGCAGGAGCCGCCCGCCCGGAGCGCCGTCGGCGTCGAGTCCCTGCCGAAGGGCGCGGGCGTCGAGATCGAAGCGATCGCGGCCGTGGAGTGATGGACCCGGCCAGGAAGTCTGCCCTCCTCTGGGCGATCGTCGGCGCGCTCAGCTTCGGCGTGCTCTACCAGGGGTACGTGATCGCGGGTGCGGCGTTCGACGGGCGCGTGCTCGCCGGGGGCATGGTCGTCGTCGGCGTGGTCACGGCGGTCCTCGCGCCGGTCGTGGAGCAGCGACTCCACGCGTCGATCTGAGCACTGCCGGAACAAGCTCCGCGCGCGGCCTGATTGCTCTGGAACGAGTTCCACGCGCCGGTCTGAGAACTGTTAGGAGCGCCACGCATCGGGCTGATTACTGCCGGAAAGACGGCGTCGCGCCGTACTGTCGCTGTCCCCCGTGCTCAGGGCGGCTTCGGCGCGGCGTTCTGCAGCGCGGTCTCGGCGACGTTGCCGCCGTAGTCCGCGCTCCGGGAGAGGGAGTCGACGACGAGCCCCAGGAGCTGTGCCTCGTGGGCGTCACGTTCCCGGAGGAGTTCGTCGATGTGCCGGGCGTGCTGGTCGATGTCGAGAATCGAGTCCGTCGCATCGCGAGCCAGCGTGGTCGAGCGCTCGCTGTCCTCCTCGAGCAGCGCGTCCATCGCGGTGTCGATGACGTCGGCGGCGTCGTCGTGGAGCTCCGTCAGCGCCGCCGCGACCTCGTCGTCGATGTCGCCGAGCTGTTCGGCGAGCTTCGCGATCTTCGCGGCGTGGTCGGCGATCCGTTCGAGCTGGCGGGCGCTCGAGTGGTAGTCGAAGCAGACCTCGCGTGGGAGCCCGAGTTCCTCCGTCGCGCTCGGCGAGCGGAGCGTCGCCCGGAAGACCCGGGAGACGACGAACCAGAGGCGGTCGACGTCGTCGTCGCGGTCGACCACGCTCGCGGCGAGGTCGTCGTCGTTCTCGAGCAGTCCCGTGATGGCGTCCTCGAGCATCCCGAGCGCGATGAGGCGCATCCTGGTGACCGCGTTGTCCACGGACAGTTCCGAGGAGTCGAGCAGGTCCTGGACGACGACCCGGTCGCTGGTCTCTTCGATGACCTCGACGCCGACGAGCCCCTGGGCGGCGTCGCGGATCGCCTGCCGCTGATCGGCCGAAATGGCGTCGCCCTCGAGGGTCACGATGTCGAACCCGCTGACGTACATCGTCATCACGGCGCGGGTCAGTCGATCGCCCTCGAGGTCCCCGATCTCGAGCGTTCCCTCGGTCCGTCCGGACTCGCGACGCGGCGTGAGTACGAGCGCGTTCGACTCGTGGTGGAACTCGACCTCGCTCCCGGCCTCGACGCCGTTCTCGGTCGCCCACTCCTTCGGAAGGGACACGGTAAACGTCGAACCCCCCGTGAGCTGGACCTTTCGCGTCTCCATACGCGGCAGTTGGACTGCAGGTCCATAAGTTCACGCAATCATATATAGCGGCAGATACCTGCCCCAGACTGGGCGAATCCCTCTAATTGGGGCCGTAGCTACGTCGGGGTTGATATTGCTCCATGGCAATATATAGTGATATCGAGCGCTAATAGCAGCGTATTTAGAGCGATAGAGACAAGCGCGGGCAAGCGGGCGGCGGCTCCGCCGAAGCGATGGCGGACGTCCCGCGGAAGCATCTCACAATGACCGACACCGCACCACCGAGCGCGTCCGCGTCGGGTTCCGACGACGAGGGCGCGACAGCAGAGGCCGCGACGTCCGAGGGGACAATGGACGAGGGAAGCGAGGACGCACTGATCGACACCGACGTATCGACCGACGTCACCGAGGGAGAACGCCAGGCCGAGACCGTCATCGACACTCGAGATCTCTCGGTGTACTACGGCGACGAGCAGGCGCTCATGCCCACGACGATGGAGATTCCCGAGCGCCGCGTCACCGCGATCATCGGCCCGTCGGGCTGTGGGAAGTCCACCTTC from Salinarchaeum sp. Harcht-Bsk1 includes these protein-coding regions:
- a CDS encoding methyl-accepting chemotaxis protein; amino-acid sequence: MSTRILTAPYRRVKGSYLLKLLLLFGVVVLLIGGVGGLIYVQTADALEADAETRMEKTASLQASTLANWVDSTENHASLLSQEESVAAGDTEAMESVLANYAERAPPGVTAVHYVDQTGQVQASSAADAVGRTYDTEWSSSPPADGTTMSNPYEDPGVHHSAVAAVAGTGDDGAVVLVANLTAVSGTLERPSDAHHSHTHVVNEQGTVVLSHHGHSIGEQNMGPADELSVDSMAVRQGLAGQTGYTQMTMDGEAMGMGFTRVEGTDWVLMAHVPTHEAFALQEEISKSLVLLLVVALGGLGAIGVLVGRNTTKSIRELAAGAETIEQGDLEQKLESDRTDEIGQLYDSFDGMRVSLRDSLAETEEARKAAEHRREEVAAMADELEATADELATVAESAAHGDLTEEMDADVDNESMERIASEFNEMTDEIQETVAEIRQFSDRVAAHGEQVTASAEEVEGASKQVSVSVQAIADKTERQHETYDAVKARMEDMTATTEEIASQSDQVAELAQQTATTGEAGQTAAREASGAMSKIDADAERAVEEFDQLRDQLERVEEIAESIGELASQTNMLALNANIEASRTAGSEDDKAGFGAVAQEVKEMASDTRESATEIEDLVEAIREQTEATAAEIESTRSEVASHAETIEEATDALDGVAQYAEQTYDGMDEITTASQTQATSAEEVLAMVEDAAELSESVHEEAGRVAAAAEEQTSALSTVTEEASSLTHETRQLRQHLEAFQIEAEVEPEGVPAAGE
- a CDS encoding inorganic phosphate transporter, producing MTDPLLVLGVLAAVFVGFNIGGSSTGVAWGPSVGAKIINKTLAATVMTFFVFLGGWTIGRNVIETLGGELVPQSAFSLEASIVVLAFIGLGMLAANVYGVPVSTSMTAVGSIAGFGLATGDLDMAVLGGIVVWWILAPITGFWCGGVIGRYLYPYLDRRFSLDQSEGPLVDYDWRGPIPLPHLGPGTTPKEFASTMIVFAIACYMSFSAGASNVANAVAPLVGGGAVSVSAGVFLATAAIGLGAFTIARRTMESVGNDLTALPLLAATIVMVVAASITTIASWLGVPISLAMSTVMTIVGLGWGRATRTATAKEIVTGEAETAISVDAITSETPEEPSRIGEETPEDMQAVDQLFDPDAVVRFVSFWIIGPGMATLLSYGAFAIGNRLGVL
- a CDS encoding ferredoxin, translated to MRVEYDRDVCIGMFQCVAEWDAFEKDEDAGKAVLAESEEADEDVFVREVPDGAELDAKFAARACPVDAIAIYDDDGEQLIP
- a CDS encoding Rid family detoxifying hydrolase, giving the protein MKQIIDTNAAPEAVGAYSQGASNGDLVFTAGQIPLTPDGRLLDDASIAEQTEQALDNLVAVLAEGGAEPADVLKVTVYLDDIEDFEEMNETYAGYFEQEPPARSAVGVESLPKGAGVEIEAIAAVE
- a CDS encoding phosphate uptake regulator PhoU — protein: METRKVQLTGGSTFTVSLPKEWATENGVEAGSEVEFHHESNALVLTPRRESGRTEGTLEIGDLEGDRLTRAVMTMYVSGFDIVTLEGDAISADQRQAIRDAAQGLVGVEVIEETSDRVVVQDLLDSSELSVDNAVTRMRLIALGMLEDAITGLLENDDDLAASVVDRDDDVDRLWFVVSRVFRATLRSPSATEELGLPREVCFDYHSSARQLERIADHAAKIAKLAEQLGDIDDEVAAALTELHDDAADVIDTAMDALLEEDSERSTTLARDATDSILDIDQHARHIDELLRERDAHEAQLLGLVVDSLSRSADYGGNVAETALQNAAPKPP